In the Mytilus trossulus isolate FHL-02 chromosome 1, PNRI_Mtr1.1.1.hap1, whole genome shotgun sequence genome, one interval contains:
- the LOC134690828 gene encoding uncharacterized protein LOC134690828, with translation MGSLDWMSKELKKYMEQAKIYESKIDLRKYMWYSPKQEHSDIEITYITYILPILVAVSLGFFICLIAIVKEEKNLPSYIFLLLQALFDLLGITAQTIPIWIMFVISDNEYIPFQYCEVYRTLTTFIPQSLYIISQWMKVSMTIHQFAIFYFSVRAKSLMSRTRVVFIIVVVPCLLIPLIVVTKFDMKFAKAYYRNTETGAIEYYCKIIHYHIIGEYRFLITFVVKDFFPLVTYIGFGVGLSYQIHKRRILRRQLQNNQSTNMSLESLAKALNFSSFIFIFTCLPHFVVDLVTVFNSFGTEIVSFYEIEDTFVALSILKTVFQLMNITAVVPVFLCLNRAMRQTLINKFRALMRCFR, from the coding sequence ATGGGATCCCTAGACTGGATgtcaaaagaattaaaaaaatacatggaACAGgcaaaaatatatgaatcaaAAATAGATCTACGCAAATACATGTGGTACTCTCCAAAGCAAGAACATTCAGACATAGAAATtacatatataacttatattctTCCAATACTGGTAGCTGTATCGCTTGGTTTCTTCATATGCCTGATAGCAATTgttaaagaagagaaaaatttACCttcttacatatttttattattgcaagCCTTGTTTGATCTTTTGGGTATAACAGCTCAAACTATTCCAATTTGGATTATGTTTGTAATCTCTGATAATGAGTATATACCCTTTCAATACTGTGAAGTTTACCGCACGTTGACAACTTTCATTCCACAATCCTTATATATAATATCCCAATGGATGAAGGTTTCCATGACAATACACCAGTTTgcaatcttttatttttctgtgaGAGCTAAAAGCTTGATGTCTAGGACAAGAGTTGTATTTATCATTGTTGTAGTCCCTTGTTTATTAATTCCGTTAATAGTTGTTACAAAATTTGACATGAAATTTGCCAAAGCATATTATAGAAATACTGAAACAGGCGCCATAGAATATTATTGTAAGATTATACACTATCACATAATTGGGGAATACagatttttaattacttttgtCGTAAAAGATTTCTTTCCATTAGTAACATATATAGGATTTGGTGTTGGACTTTCTTATCAAATTCATAAGAGGAGGATTCTAAGAAGACAGTTACAAAACAACCAAAGTACAAATATGAGTCTTGAAAGCCTGGCAAAGGCTCTTAATTTTAGttcgtttatttttatttttacatgctTACCACATTTTGTGGTAGATCTTGTTACAGTTTTCAATTCGTTCGGAACAGAAATTGTATCATTCTACGAAATTGAGGATACTTTTGTTGCACTCTCTATACTGAAAACCGTCTTTCAGCTCATGAACATCACGGCCGTTGTACCTGTATTTCTATGTTTAAACAGAGCAATGAGACAAACGCTTATAAACAAATTTCGTGCACTGATGCGATGCTTTCGGTGA